Proteins encoded together in one Streptomyces sp. TLI_171 window:
- a CDS encoding SURF1 family protein, translated as MPGVYRFLLSARWAVIALVALLLIPTMVRLGFWQYHRHEARVARNELVARNLGSPPVAFDSLSAPGWSVPTGQVWRTVTAQGHYDTGHEVVVRGRTEPGGSSIGYFVITPLVLADGKGSVLVNRGWVESGADAASLPAVPAPPAGEVTVTGRLRADETYASLGVKNRGGLPERMYKVINSAEQAKFADATVLGGYLELSSSQPAAGAAPQPLAEPGHSDIGPHMAYAVQWWLFASLVPVGLVVMARREARQDGQAPAAADELVGATS; from the coding sequence GTGCCGGGTGTGTACCGATTCCTGCTGTCCGCGCGCTGGGCGGTGATCGCCCTGGTGGCGCTGCTGCTGATCCCGACCATGGTCCGGTTGGGTTTCTGGCAGTACCACCGGCACGAGGCACGGGTCGCCCGCAACGAGCTGGTGGCGCGGAACCTGGGCAGCCCCCCGGTCGCCTTCGACTCGCTCTCCGCCCCCGGCTGGTCCGTCCCGACCGGCCAGGTGTGGCGCACCGTCACCGCGCAGGGCCACTACGACACCGGGCACGAGGTGGTCGTCCGCGGCCGCACCGAGCCCGGCGGCAGCTCGATCGGCTACTTCGTGATCACCCCGCTGGTGCTCGCCGACGGCAAGGGCTCGGTGCTGGTCAACCGCGGCTGGGTGGAGTCCGGCGCGGACGCCGCCAGCCTCCCCGCCGTCCCCGCCCCGCCCGCCGGCGAGGTCACCGTCACCGGCCGGCTGCGCGCCGACGAGACGTACGCCTCGCTGGGCGTGAAGAACCGCGGCGGCCTGCCCGAGCGGATGTACAAGGTGATCAACAGCGCCGAGCAGGCGAAGTTCGCCGACGCCACGGTGCTCGGCGGCTACCTGGAGCTGTCCTCCTCCCAGCCCGCTGCAGGCGCCGCCCCGCAGCCGCTCGCCGAGCCCGGCCACTCCGACATCGGCCCGCACATGGCGTACGCCGTCCAGTGGTGGCTGTTCGCCTCGCTGGTCCCCGTCGGCCTGGTGGTGATGGCCCGCCGCGAGGCCAGGCAGGACGGGCAGGCCCCGGCCGCCGCGGACGAGCTGGTGGGCGCTACCAGCTGA
- a CDS encoding ABC-F family ATP-binding cassette domain-containing protein, with the protein MISANALELRAGARILIESASFRIAPGDRIGLVGRNGAGKTTLTKVLAGEGLPAGGTVTSSGEVGYLPQDPRTGDLDVLARDRILSARGLDTVLKKMRENEERMANGKGATRDNAMKKYARLETEFLTKGGYAAEAEAATIAAALGLPDRILGQPLHTLSGGQRRRVELARILFSDADILLLDEPTNHLDADSIVWLRDFLKTYKGGFIVISHDVDLVETVVNKVFYLDANRAAIDIYNMGWKQYQQQREDDEKRRKRERANAEKKAATLNAQADKMRAKATKTVAAQNMARRAEKLLSGLEQARVSDKVAKLRFPDPAPCGKTPMTASGLSKSYGSLEIFTDVDLAIDRGSKVVVLGLNGAGKTTLLRMLAGVEKPDTGEVIPGHGLKIGYYAQEHETLDPERSVLENMRSSAPDTDLVQIRKILGSFLFSGDDVDKPAGVLSGGEKTRLALATLVVSSANVLLLDEPTNNLDPASREEILGALRSFTGAVVLVTHDEGAVDALQPERIILLPDGVEDLWSPAYHDLVSLA; encoded by the coding sequence ATGATTTCCGCGAACGCCCTGGAGCTCCGTGCCGGCGCCCGCATCCTGATCGAGTCCGCCAGCTTCCGGATCGCCCCCGGCGACCGGATCGGCCTGGTCGGCCGCAACGGCGCGGGCAAGACCACCCTGACGAAGGTGCTGGCGGGCGAGGGCCTCCCGGCCGGCGGCACGGTCACCTCCTCCGGCGAGGTCGGCTACCTGCCGCAGGATCCGCGCACCGGCGACCTGGACGTGCTCGCCCGGGACCGCATCCTCTCCGCCCGCGGCCTCGACACCGTGCTGAAGAAGATGCGCGAGAACGAGGAGCGGATGGCCAACGGCAAGGGCGCCACCCGCGACAACGCGATGAAGAAGTACGCCCGGCTGGAGACCGAGTTCCTCACCAAGGGCGGTTACGCCGCCGAGGCCGAGGCCGCCACCATCGCCGCCGCGCTGGGCCTGCCCGACCGCATCCTCGGCCAGCCGCTGCACACCCTCTCGGGCGGTCAGCGCCGCCGCGTCGAACTGGCCAGGATCCTCTTCTCGGACGCCGACATCCTGCTGCTCGACGAGCCCACCAACCACCTCGACGCGGACTCGATCGTCTGGCTGCGGGACTTCCTGAAGACGTACAAGGGCGGCTTCATCGTCATCTCGCACGACGTCGACCTGGTCGAGACGGTCGTCAACAAGGTGTTCTACCTGGACGCCAACCGCGCGGCCATCGACATCTACAACATGGGCTGGAAGCAGTACCAGCAGCAGCGCGAGGACGACGAGAAGCGCCGCAAGCGCGAGCGCGCCAACGCCGAGAAGAAGGCCGCCACCCTCAACGCGCAGGCCGACAAGATGCGCGCCAAGGCCACCAAGACGGTCGCCGCGCAGAACATGGCCCGCCGCGCCGAGAAGCTGCTCTCCGGCCTGGAGCAGGCGCGGGTCTCGGACAAGGTCGCCAAGCTGCGCTTCCCGGACCCGGCGCCCTGCGGCAAGACCCCGATGACCGCGTCCGGCCTGTCCAAGTCGTACGGTTCGCTGGAGATCTTCACCGACGTCGACCTGGCGATCGACCGCGGCTCCAAGGTCGTGGTGCTGGGCCTCAACGGCGCCGGCAAGACCACCCTGCTGCGGATGCTGGCCGGCGTGGAGAAGCCGGACACCGGCGAGGTGATCCCGGGCCACGGCCTGAAGATCGGCTACTACGCCCAGGAGCACGAGACGCTCGACCCCGAGCGCAGCGTGCTGGAGAACATGCGCTCCTCCGCGCCGGACACCGACCTGGTGCAGATCCGCAAGATCCTCGGCTCCTTCCTGTTCTCCGGCGACGACGTCGACAAGCCGGCCGGGGTGCTCTCCGGCGGTGAGAAGACCCGGCTCGCGCTGGCCACCCTGGTGGTCTCCAGCGCCAACGTGCTGCTGCTCGACGAGCCGACCAACAACCTGGACCCGGCCAGCCGCGAGGAGATCCTCGGCGCGCTGCGCTCCTTCACCGGCGCGGTGGTGCTGGTAACCCACGACGAGGGTGCGGTCGACGCGCTCCAGCCGGAGCGGATCATCCTGCTTCCCGACGGCGTCGAGGACCTGTGGAGCCCCGCTTACCACGACCTGGTGTCGCTGGCCTGA
- a CDS encoding enoyl-CoA hydratase/isomerase family protein, whose product MTTHIPDADRTAWEQAGVRLDLDGELATVTLCDPGRRNAQTPAMWRALAAVGRALPGTVRVALLQAEGSSFSAGLDRAMFTPEGIPGETGFLQLAASSDADLDAAIASYQEAFTWWRRADLVSIAAVQGHAVGAGFQLALACDLRVVAEDVQFAMKETSLGLVPDLTGTKPLTDLVGYGRALEICATGRRVGAEEAVAIGLANLAVPAGDLGSAAKDLAAALLSAPRAAVIETKALLQGAGGRDYDAQRAAEREAQARRLRDIAGL is encoded by the coding sequence ATGACCACCCACATCCCCGACGCCGACCGCACCGCGTGGGAGCAGGCCGGCGTCCGCCTCGACCTGGACGGCGAACTCGCCACCGTCACGCTCTGCGACCCCGGCCGGCGCAACGCCCAGACCCCGGCGATGTGGCGCGCCCTCGCCGCGGTCGGCCGCGCCCTGCCCGGCACCGTCCGGGTCGCCCTGCTGCAGGCCGAGGGCAGCTCCTTCTCGGCCGGCCTCGACCGTGCCATGTTCACTCCGGAGGGCATCCCCGGCGAGACCGGCTTCCTCCAGCTCGCCGCCTCCAGCGACGCCGACCTGGACGCCGCGATCGCCTCCTACCAGGAGGCCTTCACCTGGTGGCGCCGCGCCGACCTGGTCTCGATCGCCGCCGTCCAGGGCCACGCCGTCGGCGCCGGCTTCCAGCTGGCCCTCGCCTGCGACCTGCGGGTGGTCGCCGAGGACGTCCAGTTCGCCATGAAGGAGACCTCCCTCGGCCTGGTCCCCGACCTCACCGGCACCAAGCCCCTCACCGATCTGGTCGGCTACGGCCGCGCGCTGGAGATCTGCGCCACCGGCCGCCGGGTCGGCGCGGAGGAGGCCGTCGCCATCGGCCTCGCGAACCTGGCCGTCCCGGCGGGCGACCTCGGCTCCGCCGCCAAGGACCTCGCCGCGGCCCTGCTGTCCGCCCCCCGCGCCGCGGTGATCGAGACCAAGGCGCTCCTCCAGGGCGCCGGTGGCCGCGACTACGACGCGCAGCGCGCCGCCGAGCGCGAGGCGCAGGCCCGCCGGCTGCGGGACATCGCCGGCCTGTAG
- a CDS encoding Asp23/Gls24 family envelope stress response protein, producing the protein MAQPHTPTPADLQKGMTESQSSGERGRTALAVGVVEKIAGMAAREVPGIHALGSGFTRTFGAMRDRVPGSKSSVGRGIKAEVGEKQAAIDIALVVEYGVVIPRLATDVRANIIEAVERLTGLEVVEVNIAVNDVHLPDEPDEMEEEEPMSSSGKRPRVQ; encoded by the coding sequence ATGGCGCAGCCCCACACCCCAACGCCCGCGGACCTGCAGAAGGGCATGACGGAGAGTCAGTCGAGCGGCGAGCGCGGGCGTACGGCGCTCGCGGTCGGCGTGGTGGAGAAGATCGCCGGCATGGCGGCCCGGGAGGTGCCGGGGATCCACGCGCTGGGCTCCGGGTTCACCCGGACGTTCGGGGCGATGCGGGACCGGGTCCCGGGCTCCAAGTCCAGTGTCGGGCGCGGCATCAAGGCGGAGGTCGGGGAGAAGCAGGCCGCCATCGACATCGCGCTGGTGGTGGAGTACGGGGTGGTCATCCCCAGGCTCGCCACCGACGTCCGGGCGAACATCATCGAGGCGGTGGAGCGGCTGACCGGCCTGGAGGTGGTCGAGGTGAACATCGCCGTCAACGACGTGCACCTGCCCGACGAACCGGACGAGATGGAGGAGGAGGAACCGATGTCCTCCTCCGGCAAGCGCCCCCGCGTGCAGTGA
- a CDS encoding glycoside hydrolase family 26 protein, with the protein MRLGRLTLAAAALLLVTTASVPSGTPLSQTERHAALSSDAIQPRGAAPRPVVQRASHEVPFGAFVGSWDSYIPNIARMASWLNNANLQVGHTYLAGNGWQDIEGEPMVLGLWSQWRQSDPTRRLVLGVPMLVPNEGNVPDAEVARLLARGNQGEFDQHFLRLARKLVALGGGDAVITLGWEMNGVTYTSRCKPDPGAWKAYWRRIVGVLRSVPGQHFSFDFAPTRGLDAIPWTRCYPGDDVVDIIGMDSYDQPAGGTFDEYVSEPYGLQDQVEFAAKRGKPVSYPEWGLFRNGDNPEFVRRMVEWMRTHDTAYQTVTDYCPHGFWQCKENPRSAAVYKQLMSGSGGAVGPVKASPR; encoded by the coding sequence ATGCGTCTCGGCCGCCTGACCCTGGCCGCCGCCGCTCTGCTGCTGGTGACCACCGCGAGCGTCCCCTCGGGCACGCCGCTCAGCCAGACCGAGCGGCACGCGGCCCTCTCCTCGGACGCCATCCAGCCGCGCGGCGCCGCACCCCGCCCGGTGGTGCAGCGGGCCAGCCACGAGGTGCCGTTCGGCGCCTTCGTCGGCTCCTGGGACAGCTACATCCCGAACATCGCCCGGATGGCGTCCTGGCTGAACAACGCCAACCTGCAGGTCGGCCACACCTACCTGGCCGGCAACGGCTGGCAGGACATCGAGGGCGAGCCGATGGTGCTCGGCCTGTGGTCGCAGTGGCGGCAGTCCGACCCGACCAGGCGACTGGTGCTGGGCGTCCCGATGCTGGTCCCCAACGAGGGCAACGTGCCGGACGCCGAGGTCGCCCGGCTGCTGGCCCGCGGCAACCAGGGCGAGTTCGACCAGCACTTCCTGCGGCTGGCCCGCAAGCTGGTCGCGCTGGGCGGCGGCGACGCCGTCATCACCCTGGGCTGGGAGATGAACGGCGTCACCTACACCTCGCGCTGCAAGCCCGACCCGGGCGCCTGGAAGGCGTACTGGCGGCGGATCGTCGGCGTGCTGCGCTCGGTGCCGGGTCAGCACTTCTCGTTCGACTTCGCCCCCACCCGCGGACTGGACGCGATCCCCTGGACGCGCTGCTACCCCGGCGACGACGTGGTCGACATCATCGGCATGGACAGCTACGACCAGCCCGCCGGCGGCACCTTCGACGAGTACGTCTCCGAGCCGTACGGGCTGCAGGACCAGGTGGAGTTCGCCGCCAAGCGCGGGAAGCCCGTCTCCTACCCGGAGTGGGGGCTGTTCCGCAACGGCGACAACCCCGAGTTCGTCCGCCGGATGGTCGAGTGGATGCGCACCCACGACACCGCCTACCAGACCGTCACCGACTACTGCCCGCACGGCTTCTGGCAGTGCAAGGAGAACCCGCGCTCGGCCGCCGTCTACAAGCAGCTGATGTCGGGCTCGGGCGGCGCGGTCGGGCCGGTGAAGGCCTCACCCCGGTAG
- a CDS encoding alkaline shock response membrane anchor protein AmaP: MSRRAVNRTILAVAGLVLLIGGALVLLGGFDVYGHLGITPPHRWPLTSPDQPVLSEASRTRWSDRTWWWPVAIAVPALVVLGCLWWLFSQLRRGGPAGIDLPSPATPGQPHFALHVRSRAVEDAIESATIALPDVDRVTVKVTGAARHPEVQTVLRLAPGADTGSLITAYRTGPVENARRSLGLAALPAQLRLRIAKPRRSRTRKAPRVE; this comes from the coding sequence ATGAGCCGACGCGCCGTCAACCGCACCATCCTGGCGGTCGCCGGACTCGTCCTGCTGATCGGCGGAGCGCTGGTCCTGCTCGGCGGCTTCGACGTCTACGGGCACCTGGGGATCACGCCGCCGCACCGGTGGCCGCTCACCTCGCCCGATCAGCCCGTGCTCAGCGAGGCGAGCCGCACCCGGTGGTCCGACCGGACCTGGTGGTGGCCGGTGGCGATCGCCGTGCCCGCGCTGGTCGTCCTCGGCTGCCTGTGGTGGCTGTTCTCCCAGCTGCGCCGCGGCGGCCCCGCCGGCATCGACCTGCCCTCGCCCGCGACGCCCGGGCAGCCGCACTTCGCCCTGCACGTGCGCAGCCGCGCCGTCGAGGACGCGATCGAGTCCGCGACCATCGCCCTGCCCGACGTCGACCGGGTCACCGTCAAGGTCACCGGCGCGGCCCGCCACCCCGAGGTGCAGACCGTCCTGCGCCTCGCCCCCGGCGCGGACACCGGCTCGCTGATCACCGCCTACCGCACCGGCCCCGTCGAGAACGCCCGCCGGTCCCTGGGGCTGGCGGCCCTGCCCGCGCAACTGCGGCTGCGCATCGCCAAACCGCGCCGGTCCCGCACCCGGAAGGCGCCCCGGGTCGAGTGA
- a CDS encoding SpoIIE family protein phosphatase, with protein MPYIDGVAAALVDGEGSVVGWTTAAEQLLDLDAAQVTGRPARELLADGQADADALGKRTGEVRLRTGRGAPIEVSYQVLPLAGESGEVRALVLATPAETVARRRQDEAFTRELFLQDRLGLAVFDSDLRLLRTNTHLLPYTGLPDDLAGHRLRDFLQPGDAEAAEAILRHVIATGEPVVRAELPIRTLDDPDPGVVMEIQAFRLQAPDGAVIGVTALFGDITELHRYRRRADVLHRATAAVGGSLSVAGTAEDLAGVLVPGLGDRAEVDIAEAVFTGDEPLPGADGTFAVRRTATAGPPGPDGRPLGPLGREELGRPAAATADPPSMSAPLHARGGPLGRVTVRRGPGQGPYEQDDLELLREIAARAALALDNARRYTREHRAAVGLQRSLLPPAETAVPAATTASVYRPTDTATGVGGDWFDVIPLSGARVALVAGDVVGHGLQASATMGRLRTAVRTLADLDLEADELLVHLDDLVSQLVVEGSEEERERGVADPSGATCVYAVYDPVSGVCQAASAGHPPPALVHPDGRVEYLPVNPGPPLGVGGLPFETVDCALRAGSVLALYTDGLIEGTSRDLDEGMAQLAARLGEADLRGDLAAAGRAIVAEMSTAGQSDDVTLLLARLHPVPPEDTAAWTIDADPAAVAGVREAASRTLEHWGLGELVFTTELVLSELVTNAIRYAGGPVLVRLIRSSVLTCEVSDPSATQPRMRRARLTDEGGRGLYLVAQLTERWGSRYTRTGKTIWAEQPLDPPPLSW; from the coding sequence TTGCCGTACATCGACGGTGTCGCGGCTGCCCTGGTCGACGGCGAGGGCAGCGTCGTGGGCTGGACCACCGCCGCCGAACAGCTGCTCGACCTGGACGCCGCGCAGGTCACCGGCCGTCCCGCGCGCGAACTGCTGGCCGACGGGCAGGCGGACGCCGACGCGCTCGGCAAACGGACCGGGGAGGTGCGGCTGCGCACCGGCCGCGGCGCCCCGATCGAGGTCTCGTACCAGGTGCTGCCGCTGGCCGGGGAGAGCGGCGAGGTGCGCGCCCTGGTGCTGGCCACTCCGGCGGAGACCGTCGCCCGGCGGCGCCAGGACGAGGCGTTCACCCGGGAGCTGTTCCTGCAGGACCGGCTGGGTCTGGCGGTCTTCGACTCCGACCTGCGCCTGCTGCGCACCAACACCCACCTGCTGCCCTACACCGGCCTGCCGGACGACCTGGCCGGGCACCGGCTGCGCGACTTCCTGCAGCCGGGCGACGCGGAGGCCGCCGAGGCGATCCTGCGGCACGTGATCGCCACCGGGGAGCCGGTGGTCCGGGCCGAGCTGCCGATCCGCACCCTGGACGACCCCGACCCCGGCGTGGTGATGGAGATCCAGGCGTTCCGGCTGCAGGCCCCCGACGGCGCGGTGATCGGGGTGACCGCGCTGTTCGGCGACATCACCGAACTGCACCGCTACCGGCGGCGCGCCGACGTGCTGCACCGGGCCACCGCCGCCGTCGGCGGCTCGCTGTCGGTGGCCGGCACCGCCGAGGACCTGGCCGGCGTGCTGGTGCCCGGGCTCGGCGACCGCGCCGAGGTGGACATCGCCGAGGCCGTCTTCACGGGCGACGAACCGCTCCCCGGCGCCGACGGCACCTTCGCGGTCCGCCGCACCGCCACCGCCGGACCGCCCGGGCCGGACGGGCGCCCGCTCGGCCCGCTCGGCCGGGAGGAACTCGGCCGCCCCGCCGCGGCCACCGCCGACCCGCCGTCGATGAGCGCGCCGCTGCACGCCCGCGGCGGCCCGCTCGGCCGGGTCACCGTCCGCCGCGGACCGGGTCAGGGCCCGTACGAGCAGGACGACCTGGAGCTGCTGCGGGAGATCGCCGCGCGGGCCGCGCTCGCCCTCGACAACGCCCGCCGCTACACCCGGGAGCACCGCGCCGCCGTCGGCCTGCAGCGCTCGCTGCTGCCGCCCGCCGAGACCGCGGTGCCCGCCGCCACCACCGCCAGCGTCTACCGGCCGACCGACACCGCGACCGGCGTCGGCGGCGACTGGTTCGACGTGATCCCGCTGTCCGGCGCCCGGGTCGCGCTGGTGGCCGGCGACGTGGTCGGGCACGGACTGCAGGCCAGCGCCACCATGGGGCGGCTGCGCACCGCGGTGCGGACCCTCGCCGACCTGGACCTGGAGGCGGACGAGCTGCTGGTGCACCTGGACGACCTGGTCTCCCAGCTGGTGGTCGAGGGCAGCGAGGAAGAACGCGAACGCGGCGTCGCCGACCCGTCCGGGGCGACCTGCGTGTACGCCGTCTACGACCCGGTGTCGGGGGTCTGCCAGGCCGCCAGCGCCGGACACCCGCCGCCCGCGCTGGTGCACCCCGACGGCCGGGTCGAGTACCTGCCGGTCAACCCGGGGCCGCCGCTCGGCGTCGGCGGGCTGCCGTTCGAGACCGTCGACTGCGCGCTGCGCGCCGGGAGCGTCCTGGCGCTGTACACCGACGGGCTGATCGAGGGCACCAGCCGCGACCTGGACGAGGGCATGGCGCAGCTCGCCGCCCGGCTCGGCGAGGCCGACCTGCGCGGCGACCTGGCCGCGGCCGGGCGGGCCATCGTCGCGGAGATGTCCACGGCCGGGCAGAGCGACGACGTGACGCTGCTGCTGGCCCGGTTGCACCCCGTGCCGCCGGAGGACACCGCGGCGTGGACCATCGACGCCGATCCGGCGGCGGTCGCCGGGGTGCGCGAGGCCGCCAGCCGGACGCTGGAGCACTGGGGACTGGGCGAGCTGGTGTTCACCACCGAGCTGGTGCTGAGCGAGCTGGTCACCAACGCCATCCGGTACGCGGGCGGCCCGGTGCTGGTGCGGCTGATCCGCTCCTCGGTGCTGACCTGCGAGGTGTCCGACCCGAGTGCCACCCAGCCGCGGATGCGCCGGGCCAGGCTCACCGACGAGGGCGGCCGCGGCCTGTACCTGGTCGCCCAGCTCACCGAACGCTGGGGCAGCCGCTACACCCGCACCGGCAAGACCATCTGGGCCGAGCAGCCGCTCGATCCGCCGCCGCTCAGCTGGTAG
- a CDS encoding helix-turn-helix domain-containing protein, which produces MAETLKKGSRVTGAAREKLAADLKKKYDSGESIRALAEATGRSYGFVHRMLSESGVNLRGRGGATRGKGKAAAASDS; this is translated from the coding sequence GTGGCCGAGACTCTGAAAAAGGGCAGCCGGGTAACAGGTGCCGCGCGTGAGAAGCTCGCGGCCGATCTCAAGAAGAAGTACGACTCCGGCGAGAGCATTCGCGCCCTCGCGGAGGCGACGGGCCGCTCCTACGGCTTCGTCCACCGCATGCTCAGCGAGTCCGGGGTGAACCTCCGGGGTCGTGGCGGCGCCACCCGCGGCAAGGGCAAGGCCGCTGCCGCCAGCGATTCCTGA
- a CDS encoding DUF6286 domain-containing protein, which yields MTEPAPVPGPDPAPVPGPVPERDPRKRSAGRWLRSARAVPAALVVAVVLVAAGTLLYDVIAVRAGGQARPWRRNLAHQLATRQLDDPWVLGFASGAVVLGLLLLWLAFARGLRGWLALEPRGSAIHRTAVAALISRRAQQRPDVHSWQVRVGPRRTRVTLTGAADPAGVERELRAELARIPLAAPHRLDVRTRVLKERHHRRELAQLEPPR from the coding sequence ATGACCGAGCCCGCTCCCGTCCCCGGGCCTGATCCCGCTCCGGTGCCCGGCCCCGTTCCCGAGCGGGACCCGCGCAAGCGGAGTGCCGGACGGTGGCTGCGGTCCGCGCGCGCGGTGCCGGCGGCGCTGGTGGTGGCGGTCGTGCTGGTCGCCGCCGGGACGCTGCTCTACGACGTGATCGCGGTACGGGCCGGCGGACAGGCCCGGCCCTGGCGGCGGAACCTCGCGCACCAGTTGGCGACCCGGCAGCTGGACGATCCGTGGGTCCTGGGCTTCGCGTCCGGCGCCGTCGTCCTCGGGCTGCTGCTGCTCTGGCTGGCCTTCGCCCGCGGCCTGCGCGGCTGGCTCGCGCTCGAACCGCGCGGCAGCGCGATCCACCGCACCGCGGTGGCCGCACTGATCTCCCGGCGAGCCCAGCAGCGGCCCGACGTCCACTCCTGGCAGGTGAGGGTCGGCCCCCGGCGCACCAGGGTCACGCTCACCGGCGCCGCCGACCCGGCCGGCGTCGAACGCGAGCTGCGGGCCGAACTCGCCCGCATCCCGCTGGCCGCGCCGCACCGGCTGGACGTCCGCACCCGGGTCCTGAAGGAACGCCACCACCGCAGAGAACTCGCCCAGTTGGAGCCGCCCCGATGA
- a CDS encoding neutral zinc metallopeptidase: MQFDDDAELDTAQVQDRRGVPGGGLAIGGGAVGILGLIVALLFGVDPGLFGAADPTAAPPVGQATSSAQLASACRTGADANQRQDCRILAVVNSVQGYWQGDLAARGRSYAPATTVLFTDRVATACGTATSAVGPFYCPGDRKAYFDLGFFDDMSRQLGAQGGPFAEAYVVAHEYGHHVQNLLGTTGRVGADRQGADSASVKLELQADCYAGVWAHHATTTPQASTGRPLITRLTDRDIALALDAAESVGDDRIQQRATGRSNPETWTHGSSAQRSQWFTTGYRTGDPAKCDTFG; this comes from the coding sequence ATGCAGTTTGACGACGACGCCGAGCTGGACACCGCCCAGGTGCAGGACCGGCGGGGCGTCCCCGGCGGCGGGCTGGCGATCGGCGGCGGCGCGGTCGGCATCCTCGGGCTGATCGTCGCGCTGCTGTTCGGCGTCGACCCGGGCCTGTTCGGGGCGGCCGACCCCACCGCCGCGCCGCCGGTCGGCCAGGCCACCAGCTCGGCGCAGCTGGCCTCGGCCTGCCGGACCGGCGCGGACGCCAACCAGCGGCAGGACTGCCGGATCCTGGCGGTGGTCAACAGCGTGCAGGGCTACTGGCAGGGCGACCTCGCCGCCCGCGGCCGCAGCTACGCCCCGGCGACCACGGTGCTGTTCACCGACCGGGTGGCGACCGCCTGCGGCACCGCGACCTCGGCGGTCGGCCCGTTCTACTGCCCGGGCGACCGCAAGGCCTACTTCGACCTGGGCTTCTTCGACGACATGAGCCGGCAGCTCGGCGCGCAGGGCGGCCCGTTCGCCGAGGCGTACGTGGTGGCGCACGAGTACGGGCACCACGTGCAGAACCTGCTCGGCACCACGGGCAGGGTCGGCGCCGACCGGCAGGGTGCGGACAGCGCCTCGGTGAAGCTGGAGCTGCAGGCCGACTGCTACGCGGGGGTGTGGGCGCACCACGCCACCACCACTCCGCAGGCCTCCACCGGCCGGCCGCTGATCACCCGGCTGACCGACCGGGACATCGCGCTGGCGCTGGACGCCGCCGAATCGGTCGGCGACGACCGGATCCAGCAGCGGGCCACCGGCCGCTCCAACCCGGAGACCTGGACGCACGGCTCCTCCGCGCAGCGCTCCCAGTGGTTCACCACCGGCTACCGAACCGGCGACCCGGCGAAGTGCGACACGTTCGGCTGA
- a CDS encoding SDR family oxidoreductase, giving the protein MDLGLKDKVYVVTGATRGLGHATAQQLVAEGARVVVSGRSQEAADAAASALGENAHGVAADNADPATPQRLIDAATSRFGGFDGILISVGGPGAGPVSTATDEAWRTAFDSVFLGALRLARTAAEHLAEGGVIGFVLSTSVRQPIPGLGISNGLRPGLAMAAKTLADELGPRGIRVLGLLPGRIDTDRVRELDSLAADPAAARDTAAASIPLRRYGTPEEFGRTAAFLLSPAASYLTGLMLPVDGGATRGL; this is encoded by the coding sequence ATGGATCTCGGACTCAAGGACAAGGTGTACGTCGTCACCGGGGCGACCCGCGGACTCGGGCACGCCACCGCCCAGCAGCTGGTCGCCGAAGGCGCGCGCGTCGTGGTCAGCGGCCGCAGCCAGGAAGCCGCCGACGCCGCCGCGAGCGCGCTAGGCGAGAACGCCCACGGGGTGGCCGCCGACAACGCCGACCCGGCCACCCCGCAGCGCCTGATCGACGCCGCGACGAGCCGCTTCGGCGGCTTCGACGGCATCCTGATCAGCGTCGGCGGGCCCGGCGCCGGCCCGGTCTCCACCGCCACCGACGAGGCCTGGCGCACCGCCTTCGACTCGGTCTTCCTCGGCGCGCTCCGGCTGGCCCGCACCGCCGCCGAGCACCTCGCCGAGGGGGGCGTGATCGGCTTCGTGCTCTCCACCTCGGTTCGCCAGCCGATCCCCGGCCTGGGCATCTCCAACGGCCTGCGACCCGGTCTCGCGATGGCCGCCAAGACCCTCGCCGACGAACTCGGCCCCCGCGGCATCCGCGTGCTCGGCCTGCTCCCCGGCCGCATCGACACCGACCGCGTCCGCGAACTCGACTCCCTCGCCGCCGACCCCGCCGCCGCCCGCGACACGGCCGCCGCCTCGATCCCGCTCCGCCGCTACGGCACCCCCGAGGAGTTCGGCCGCACCGCCGCGTTCCTGCTCTCCCCCGCCGCCTCCTACCTCACCGGCCTGATGCTCCCCGTCGACGGCGGAGCCACCCGCGGCCTGTAG